A stretch of Brassica rapa cultivar Chiifu-401-42 chromosome A08, CAAS_Brap_v3.01, whole genome shotgun sequence DNA encodes these proteins:
- the LOC103835334 gene encoding dof zinc finger protein DOF1.4, whose amino-acid sequence MFGNCDQKNKMPMISSPNTNPLASMQSKNMIVAPSHQQQQQQPPQLKCPRCDSSNTKFCYYNNYSLSQPRYFCKACKRYWTQGGTLRNVPVGGSYRKNKRVKRPATTTVASTASTTTSSSPNNPHHQISQFSSVNHHPLLYGLSDHVSSCNNLPMMVPSRFSDSSKTSSSSGLESEFISSGYSGLGALGLGLPHYLTHDHTINGSFINNSTTNKPFLLSGLVGSSVSSSSSTLLQHPHKTINNGGEMMGQSHIRTLAPLPHVGGNTDDMNKEGKLDQISGNINGFMSSSSLNPSNYNNIWNNASVVNGACLDLTNNDVGSFLTS is encoded by the exons ATGTTTGGCAACTGTGACCAGAAGAACAAGATGCCTATGATCAGCTCTCCCAATACCAATCCActg GCTAGCATGCAGAGCAAGAACATGATCGTGGCTCCGTCTCatcagcagcaacaacaacagccACCGCAACTTAAGTGCCCTCGTTGCGATTCATCAAACACAAAGTTTTGTTATTACAACAACTACAGCCTCTCTCAGCCACGGTACTTTTGTAAGGCTTGCAAGAGGTATTGGACACAAGGTGGGACCCTCCGGAACGTTCCCGTAGGCGGTAGCTACCGGAAGAACAAACGTGTGAAGCGACCAGCAACCACAACCGTTGCCTCCACGGCCTCGACGACGACTTCTTCATCCCCTAATAACCCTCATCATCAGATTTCCCAATTCTCATCCGTGAATCATCATCCTTTGCTCTACGGTTTATCAGATCATGTGAGCAGTTGTAATAACCTTCCAATGATGGTTCCTAGCCGTTTCAGTGATTCTTCAAAGACTTCTTCATCAAGTGGTTTAGAGAGTGAGTTTATCTCATCTGGTTATAGTGGTCTTGGCGCTCTTGGATTAGGGCTTCCACATTATTTGACTCATGACCACACCATTAATGGTAGCTTCATCAACAACTCTACAACAAACAAACCATTTCTTCTCTCGGGTCTAGTTGGATCATCGGTATCTTCATCTTCCTCTACTCTTCTCCAGCATCCACACAAAACCATTAACAATGGTGGTGAGATGATGGGACAGTCACATATCCGAACCCTAGCACCACTTCCACATGTTGGAGGTAACACTGACGATATGAACAAAGAAGGGAAGCTTGATCAGATCTCAGGGAACATTAATGGGTTCATGTCATCATCATCTTTAAACCCTTCAAACTACAACAACATATGGAATAATGCAAGTGTTGTCAATGGAGCGTGTCTTGATCTCACAAATAATGACGTTGGATCCTTCCTTACCTCATAA
- the LOC103835335 gene encoding VQ motif-containing protein 4 produces the protein MENSPRYRDASTNPIPSPRCSSSSTESNKPPTTPTRNLTPRSESGNPYPTTFVQADTTSFKQVVQMLTGSSDRPKHHNNNTSSLKPDPRSSSPSQFSIPPIKAVPNKKHSSGFRLYERRNSMKHLKINPLNPVFNPVNSPRKPEILSPSILDFPSLVLSPVTPLVPDPFNRSGSSNQSSNDEEEKAMKEKGFYLHPSPATTPMDSEPRLLPLFPVTSPRVSGSSTAS, from the coding sequence ATGGAGAATTCGCCAAGATACAGAGATGCTTCGACGAATCCGATTCCATCTCCTCGATGCAGTAGCAGCAGCACTGAAAGCAACAAGCCACCCACAACTCCGACCCGAAACCTAACCCCAAGATCCGAATCCGGAAACCCGTACCCGACAACTTTCGTCCAAGCCGATACCACTTCCTTCAAGCAAGTCGTCCAGATGCTAACCGGATCCTCAGACAGACCCAAACaccacaacaacaacacatCGTCTCTTAAACCCGACCCGAGATCCTCCTCTCCTTCCCAATTCTCTATCCCTCCGATCAAAGCCGTCCCCAACAAGAAACACTCTTCAGGGTTCCGTCTCTACGAGCGTCGTAACTCGATGAAGCACCTCAAAATCAACCCGTTAAACCCGGTTTTCAACCCGGTTAACTCGCCCCGGAAACCCGAGATCCTCTCTCCGAGCATCCTCGATTTCCCGTCTCTCGTACTCAGCCCGGTTACTCCTCTTGTACCCGACCCGTTTAACCGGTCCGGATCATCGAATCAGAGCTCCAACGACGAGGAAGAGAAGGCTATGAAAGAGAAGGGGTTTTATTTGCACCCGTCTCCGGCGACAACTCCGATGGATTCTGAGCctcgtcttcttcctctgttccCGGTGACTTCTCCTAGAGTCTCAGGTTCTTCTACAGCTTCATGA
- the LOC103835336 gene encoding protein RALF-like 4 produces MGGVKLLFIFGLLVLAMVAKSVNATYPLTKSCINGQGCIGDDDELESLMDSETNRRQLARGRRYIGYDALKKNNVPCNRRGRSYYDCKKRRRNNPYRRGCSAITHCYRYAK; encoded by the coding sequence aTGGGTGGTGTCAAGTTGTTATTCATCTTTGGCCTCTTGGTTTTAGCCATGGTAGCCAAATCTGTCAATGCAACCTATCCATTGACTAAATCTTGCATCAACGGGCAAGGTTGCATCGGGGACGATGATGAACTCGAATCTCTAATGGATTCAGAGACAAACCGTCGCCAGCTTGCTAGAGGACGTCGTTACATTGGATACGATGCTCTCAAAAAGAACAATGTGCCTTGCAATAGACGTGGACGATCTTACTATGATtgcaagaagaggagaaggaacAATCCTTACAGGCGTGGATGCAGTGCGATCACGCATTGCTATAGGTACGCTAAATGA
- the LOC103835338 gene encoding protein SMG7L translates to MEASNGKSPKSNADSANQKQNPILLEVNSIEKQLWTLIHSKGILHPDVSELYTKSTSTYEQIFKSNLQQEVLQEVEFCLWKLHYKHIDEFRKGIKTNDPATHMKAFKMFLSRAAEFYKNLISKVEESGFLCHRFYVCLGDLERYKEQYLKTHEHPPNWSTAASYYLEAAKSWPDSGNPHNQLAVLATYVGDEFLALYHCVRSLAVKEPFPGASNNLLLLFEKNRSSPLKSLSTDGEFNFLNPSERNVVVKDLMAGTDLWPLVVRTISFFFLKSSFDDFGCTFASTMRELDAAFAADDKSLEAMLESYQVMDLSRKGPYRILQLVAVFVFIFHHLAEFNESDKAKEEVKLTRLALTMVFIVMGRVVERCLKTSPLDSCPLLPSLLVFLDYLPFLLEKTEEGECRFDEKSEIAISYFFGKLVDLLNQLKVEGQNCSALWEDHELRSLAPLALIHLLLDFSSHMELRESFDKGKEIRLQRIVNSAIRITSRQNKSSQKWLFLDKQGTWSYSNEEGSNITCIAVGTAENESERSLPAEEEEAILLKPLVRSQSAPISSSGIATNPLSSNNKTSSDESLRRTSSLIANHSTQDTNTESFSFTQGLKNTDPQGTVSGRPPSLSAWVVDKNKENGGVSKPNGLSPIDETSPVTSFDSLSTSCYSPPTPSAPLLPEDASWFHNGPIDEPPGFMKTYTNSPHVGMSSSEWLRQYRESRNLGPAYSHHQAQGSSKFSLLARYGTPNDQSMISSENSMFHPQLYNESGGEKLWKGQQSTRNAYGFSDDPGPFLRYLREKEWLNENGERLREGCK, encoded by the exons ATGGAAGCTTCTAATGGAAAATCACCTAAGAGTAATGCCGATTCAGCTAATCAGAAACAGAATCCTATTCTTTTAGAG GTGAACAGTATTGAGAAACAACTATGGACATTAATCCACTCAAAAGGCATACTGCATCCAGATGTTTCAGAACTATACACTAAGTCAACTTCCACCTACGAGCAAATCTTTAAAAGCAATCTCCAACAAGAAGTGCTTCAAGAAGTTGAGTTCTGTCTCTGGAAACTTCACTATAAACACATAGACGAGTTCCGTAAAGGCATCAAGACAAATGATCCCGCCACTCATATGAAAGCATTCAAGATGTTTCTCTCAAGAGCCGCTGAGTTTTATAAGAATCTGATCTCCAAAGTTGAGGAATCTGGATTCTTATGCCATCGTTTCTATGTATGTCTTGGAGATCTTGAAAGGTATAAAGAACAGTATCTGAAAACACATGAGCATCCTCCTAATTGGTCAACTGCAGCTAGTTACTATCTTGAAGCTGCAAAATCTTGGCCTGATAGTGGGAATCCTCATAACCAG CTAGCTGTGTTGGCTACTTATGTTGGTGATGAGTTCTTGGCTTTGTACCACTGTGTGAGAAGCTTAGCTGTGAAAGAACCTTTCCCTGGTGCTTCCAACAATCTTCTTTTGTTGTTTGAGAAG AACAGGTCTTCTCCTTTGAAGTCTCTCTCTACTGATGGAGAGTTTAACTTCTTAAACCCATCAGAGAGGAATGTTGTTGTGAAGGACTTAATGGCTGGAACTGATTTATGGCCACTGGTGGTCCGAACTATTAGCTTCTTTTTCCTTAAATCCAG TTTTGATGACTTTGGTTGCACATTTGCATCAACCATGAGAGAACTGGATGCAGCCTTTGCAGCAGATGATAAGAGCCTAGAAGCCATGTTGGAGTCTTATCAAGTTATGGATTTATCAAGAAAGGGACCTTATAGAATCCTCCAACTTGTTGCGGTTTTCGTCTTCATCTTCCACCACTTGGCAGAGTTTAATGAATCAGACAAGGCTAAAGAGGAAGTAAAGCTAACAAGATTAGCCTTAACAATGGTGTTCATCGTCATGGGGAGAGTTGTTGAGAGATGTTTGAAGACAAGTCCTTTGGATTCTTGCCCTCTATTACCATCTCTACTTGTGTTTCTTGACTACTTACCCTTTCTTCTTGAAAAGACAGAAGAAGGAGAATGCAGGTTTGATGAGAAGAGTGAGATTGCAATATCTTACTTCTTTGGCAAACTTGTGGATCTCCTGAACCAGTTAAAGGTGGAAGGACAAAACTGTTCTGCTCTTTGGGAGGATCATGAACTGAGGTCATTGGCTCCTCTTGCTCTTATACATCTGCTTCTGGATTTCTCAAGTCATATGGAACTAAGAGAGAGTTTTGATAAAGGAAAGGAGATTCGTCTTCAACGGATTGTTAATTCCGCTATTAGGATCACAAGTAGACAGAATAAGAGTTCTCAAAAGTGGTTGTTCCTTGACAAGCAAGGGACTTGGTCCTACTCAAATGAAGAGGGAAGTAACATAACATGTATTGCTGTAGGAACTGCTGAGAATGAGAGTGAAAGATCTTTGCCtgcagaagaggaagaagccATTCTTCTCAAGCCGCTTGTAAGGTCTCAATCTGCTCCTATCTCTTCTTCTGGCATTGCAACGAACCCActcagctcgaataacaaaactTCATCTGATGAAAGCCTAAGACGTACCTCATCACTCATTGCGAACCATAGCACACAGGATACTAACACTGAAAGCTTCAGCTTCACGCAAGGTCTTAAGAACACAGATCCACAAGGCACAGTCTCAGGAAGACCTCCATCGCTAAGCGCGTGGGTAGTAGACAAGAACAAAGAGAATGGAGGAGTAAGTAAGCCAAATGGGTTAAGCCCTATTGATGAAACAAGTCCTGTCACATCCTTTGATAGTCTCTCAACTTCTTGTTATTCACCTCCTACTCCATCTGCTCCATTACTTCCTGAAGACGCCTCTTGGTTTCATAATGGCCCTATCGATGAACCCCCCGGTTTCATGAAGACATACACAAACTCGCCACATGTTGGGATGTCTTCTTCTGAATGGTTACGTCAGTATAGAGAGAGTAGGAACCTTGGACCAGCCTATTCCCATCATCAAGCTCAGGGGTCTTCAAAGTTCAGTCTCTTAGCTAGGTACGGTACACCAAATGATCAATCGATGATCTCTTCTGAAAACTCAATGTTTCATCCTCAGCTTTACAATGAGTCTGGAGGAGAGAAGCTATGGAAAGGTCAACAAAGCACAAGAAACGCTTATGGGTTCAGTGATGATCCTGGACCGTTTCTTCGATACttgagagagaaagagtggCTGAATGAGAATGGTGAGAGGTTAAGAGAAGGTTGTAAGTGA
- the LOC103835337 gene encoding uncharacterized protein LOC103835337 has translation MEKKKQRSEVSSTEAVLLGALAPGVNAPTWNTLKLSFLMLGLCLTFMLSIAFTSGQSMLLVHVGFLIV, from the exons atggagaagaagaagcagagatCAGAGGTTTCGTCAACGGAAGCTGTTCTTCTCGGAGCTCTAGCTCCAGGCGTCAAC GCTCCAACATGGAACACTCTCAAATTATCGTTTCTTATGCTGGGTCTCTGTCTCACTTTCATGCTCTCCATAGCCTTCACTAGTGGCCAATCCATGTTGCTTGTTCATGTTGGCTTTCTCATCGTATAA
- the LOC103835341 gene encoding uncharacterized protein LOC103835341, producing the protein MTGLGVRSSSNGSLEKTGLNGVVLSIQTTRAKPSKMHKEREAGLLLPWICKLAGRKKVGMLLLFLISAVVFLRVLFVGKGEDGQVPPSLHFNGTFVVNHSYMLPTNEEEESINIRNISFLGLNAVLSPPMHFLGYTLPQGHPCNSFTLPPPPADRKRTGPRPCPVCYLPVEEAIALMPNAPSFSPLLKNLTYVYEEPLNRDTEFGGSDFGGYPTLKHRNDSFEIRETMSVHCGFVKGPQPGRNTGFDIDEADLLEMKQCRGIVVASAVFDAFDDVKAPQNISKYSEETVCFYMFVDEETESILKRERGLNSNKKVGIWRVVVVHNLPYSDGRRNGKVPKLLVHRMFPNARYSLWIDGKLELVVDPHQILERFLWRKNATFAISKHYKRFDVLVEAEANKAAGKYDNASIDFQVEFYKNEGLTPYSVAKLPITSDVPEGCVILREHVPISNLFTCLWFNEVDRFTSRDQISFSTVRDKIAAKTNWTVSMFLDCERRNFVVQRYHRAEQERYARQKPPVPKFSPPPPSLPTKPVLISSDLPRKVSSGRAVSRTTPPRRRGRRSGPRGHRKANLPVRLQDSA; encoded by the exons ATGACTGGATTGGGCGTTCGATCCAGTAGCAATGGCTCATTGGAGAAGACGGGACTCAACGGCGTCGTTTTATCTATCCAGACGACGCGTGCCAAGCCATCTAAGATGCACAAGGAGAGGGAAGCAGGTCTCCTCTTGCCTTGGATCTGCAAACTCGCCGGCCGTAAGAAGGTCGGCATGTTGCTCCTCTTCTTAATCTCCGCCGTCGTCTTCCTCCGCGTCCTCTTCGTCGGCAAAG GTGAAGATGGTCAGGTTCCTCCGAGTCTTCATTTCAATGGCACTTTTGTTGTAAATCACTCATACATGTTACCAACTAATGAAGAGGAAGAAAGCATCAACATTCGGAATATATCTTTTCTGGGATTGAACGCCGTGCTGTCTCCTCCAATGCATTTTCTTGGATACACGCTTCCTCAAGGACATCCTTGTAACAGTTTCACCTTGCCTCCTCCCCCAGCCGACAGGAAAAGAACAGGACCTCGCC CGTGTCCGGTGTGTTATCTTCCGGTAGAAGAAGCGATTGCATTGATGCCAAATGCTCCGTCGTTTTCCCCTCTTCTTAAGAACTTGACGTATGTATATGAAGAGCCACTAAACAGAGACACGGAGTTTGGAGGGTCTGATTTTGGTGGTTATCCTACTTTGAAACATAGGAATGATTCTTTTGAGATTAGAGAAACTATGAGTGTGCATTGTGG GTTTGTCAAAGGACCTCAACCTGGTCGAAATACAGGTTTTGACATTGATGAGGCTGATCTTCTTGAAATGAAGCAGTGCCGTGGGATAGTCGTTGCTTCGGCTGTATTTG atgCTTTTGATGATGTAAAAGCCCCACAAAATATCAGTAAATACTCGGAGGAAACAGTTTGCTTCTACATGTTTGTTGACGAAGAAACTGAATCAATTTTGAAGAGAGAACGAGGCCTTAACAGCAACAAGAAAGTAGGGATATGGAGGGTTGTTGTTGTTCATAATCTCCCTTATTCAGATGGAAGACGCAATGGAAAG GTGCCGAAGCTTCTTGTTCATAGGATGTTTCCAAATGCTCGCTATTCTTTATGGATTGATGGAAAACTTGAGCTTGTCGTCGATCCACATCAGATTCTGGAAAG GTTCTTGTGGAGGAAAAATGCTACTTTTGCAATCTCTAAACATTACAAAAGATTTGATGTCTTAGTGGAAGCCGAAGCAAATAAAGCTGCTGGTAAATATGATAACGCCTCTATTGACTTCCAAGTGGAGTTTTACAAGAATGAAGGGTTAACCCCATACTCTGTTGCAAAGCTCCCAATCACAAGCG ACGTACCAGAGGGGTGTGTCATTTTAAGAGAGCATGTTCCCATAAGCAACCTCTTCACTTGTCTTTGGTTCAACGAAGTAGACCGGTTCACTTCTAGAGATCAAATCAGTTTCTCAACAGTAAGAGACAAGATTGCAGCAAAAACAAACTGGACAGTAAGCATGTTCCTTGACTGCGAAAGACGCAACTTTGTAGTCCAG AGATATCATCGAGCAGAACAAGAGAGATATGCAAGGCAGAAACCTCCAGTGCCTAAGTTTTCTCCTCCTCCACCTTCACTGCCTACTAAACCAGTTTTAATCAGCAGTGATTTGCCTAGGAAAGTCTCGAGTGGAAGAGCGGTTAGCAGAACAACGCCGCCTAGAAGGCGTGGAAGACGGTCTGGTCCAAGAGGTCACAGGAAAGCTAATCTGCCTGTGCGGTTACAAGATTCAGCTTAG